From the Leptolyngbya sp. O-77 genome, one window contains:
- a CDS encoding tetratricopeptide repeat protein, translating to MQRLAVRGSLLAGLVVLWAGSLGFAGAIAQTVPQAAQRAYNSGVAKLNNRDYSGSIADFTQALSFSPTSAAIYAMRGAAYAGLGQFEPAIADYTAALQLDPTYADVYFNRGVAYYSVGNASAALSDFNQAAQLTPNRAEVYLFQGRARAATGDLDGAIAALNQAIALQANYPEAYLNRGVVRARQGNHDAAIADYDQAIRQRSNYADAYLNRGSSRFAQGDLEAALRDFNEAVAKDNTSAVAYFNRGYAAVTLGDRRAALSDFNQAIRLDPGYTAAYLNRGMLRAAGGNMDGAMSDLNQAVSLSPDDAPAYKARADVLMQMGEPQRAIADYTRAIERQPDSASLMMARAAARLTQNDFSGANQDLTQAIALEPNNAEAYGRRGAVRLRLGDARSALNDLNQATRLNPQDADSFYHRGIAKRRLGDRTGALADLRQSAALYRQQSRAEGYRNAIAEMSSLQ from the coding sequence GTGCAGCGGCTGGCGGTGCGCGGCTCCCTGCTTGCGGGTCTGGTGGTGCTGTGGGCTGGCAGCCTGGGATTTGCAGGGGCGATCGCCCAGACTGTGCCCCAAGCGGCACAGCGGGCCTACAACAGCGGGGTTGCCAAGCTCAACAATCGCGACTACAGCGGCAGCATCGCCGACTTTACCCAGGCCCTCAGCTTTAGCCCCACCAGCGCCGCCATCTACGCGATGCGGGGCGCAGCCTACGCTGGACTGGGCCAGTTTGAACCCGCGATCGCCGACTACACCGCTGCGCTGCAACTCGACCCTACCTACGCCGATGTCTATTTCAATCGCGGCGTGGCATACTACAGCGTCGGCAATGCCAGCGCCGCCCTCAGCGACTTCAACCAGGCCGCCCAGCTTACGCCAAACCGGGCTGAGGTATATCTCTTCCAGGGGCGGGCTCGGGCGGCAACGGGCGACCTCGACGGGGCGATCGCCGCCTTGAATCAGGCCATCGCGCTCCAGGCAAATTATCCCGAAGCCTACCTGAATCGCGGCGTGGTGCGGGCGCGACAGGGCAACCACGACGCGGCGATCGCCGACTATGACCAGGCGATCCGCCAGCGCTCGAACTATGCCGATGCCTACCTCAACCGGGGCAGTTCCCGCTTTGCCCAGGGCGACCTAGAAGCGGCCCTGCGAGACTTTAACGAGGCCGTCGCCAAAGACAATACCTCCGCCGTGGCCTATTTCAACCGGGGCTATGCGGCAGTAACCCTGGGCGATCGCCGCGCTGCCCTGTCCGACTTTAACCAGGCGATTCGGCTTGATCCGGGCTATACGGCCGCCTACCTGAATCGCGGTATGCTGCGGGCCGCAGGTGGCAATATGGACGGAGCTATGAGCGACCTCAATCAAGCTGTGTCACTGTCGCCAGACGATGCCCCCGCTTACAAAGCCCGCGCCGATGTGCTGATGCAGATGGGCGAACCACAGCGAGCGATCGCCGACTATACCCGCGCCATCGAGCGCCAGCCCGACAGTGCCAGCCTGATGATGGCCCGCGCCGCCGCTCGCCTAACCCAGAACGATTTCTCTGGCGCAAATCAGGATTTGACTCAGGCGATCGCCCTCGAACCCAACAATGCTGAGGCCTATGGCAGGCGCGGCGCGGTGCGGCTGCGGCTGGGCGATGCCCGCAGCGCCCTCAACGACCTCAACCAGGCAACCCGACTCAATCCGCAAGATGCCGACAGTTTCTATCACCGGGGCATTGCCAAAAGGCGACTGGGCGATCGCACGGGGGCACTGGCCGACCTGCGCCAGTCTGCGGCGCTCTATCGCCAGCAGAGCCGCGCCGAGGGCTACCGAAATGCGATCGCCGAAATGTCGTCCCTCCAGTGA
- a CDS encoding TraX family protein has translation MSSDLSARFATLSNYQIKLLAAGLMVIDHVGYVFLRETDWEMLCYGLGRLSFPLFAWLLVQGEAHTQNFRQYALRLLGMAVLSQPIYQFTFGIALFEDFNILFTLLLGLLCLRAARQWPRWAVLIWLVGAIAAELANFNYDAYGIALIALIGNYKPTPLWWAVWCIFTALTMLVMPGNLQFLAGFAAPIFACASHERGPKARWFYWFYPAHMGLIGLLAFWLNRSAG, from the coding sequence GTGTCTTCAGACCTTTCGGCACGTTTTGCAACACTGAGCAATTATCAGATCAAGCTGCTGGCAGCGGGGCTAATGGTGATTGATCATGTCGGCTACGTCTTTTTGCGTGAGACTGACTGGGAAATGCTGTGCTACGGGCTGGGTCGGCTCAGCTTTCCGCTGTTTGCGTGGCTGCTGGTGCAGGGAGAAGCTCACACGCAAAATTTTCGCCAATATGCGCTGCGGCTGCTAGGGATGGCAGTCCTGTCGCAGCCGATTTATCAGTTCACGTTTGGGATTGCGCTGTTTGAGGATTTCAACATCTTATTTACGCTGCTGCTGGGCTTGCTGTGTTTGCGGGCGGCGCGGCAGTGGCCCCGCTGGGCAGTGCTGATCTGGCTGGTGGGGGCGATCGCTGCTGAGTTGGCAAACTTTAACTACGATGCCTACGGCATTGCTTTGATCGCCCTGATCGGCAACTACAAGCCAACGCCACTGTGGTGGGCGGTGTGGTGCATTTTCACCGCTCTGACAATGCTGGTCATGCCGGGGAATCTCCAGTTTCTCGCGGGTTTTGCTGCTCCGATCTTCGCCTGTGCCAGTCATGAGCGCGGCCCCAAAGCGCGATGGTTCTACTGGTTTTATCCCGCCCACATGGGGCTGATTGGGTTGCTAGCCTTTTGGCTGAACCGTTCAGCGGGCTAG
- the rpsN gene encoding 30S ribosomal protein S14 — MAKKSMIEREKRRERLAAKYAAKREALLEEFSKAESQQEKLEIHRKIQQLPRNSAPTRQRNRCWMTGRPRGYYRDFGLSRHVIREMAHQGLLPGVVKSSW, encoded by the coding sequence ATGGCTAAGAAGAGCATGATCGAGCGTGAGAAAAGGCGTGAAAGGCTAGCGGCAAAGTATGCTGCTAAGCGGGAAGCCCTTTTGGAAGAATTTTCAAAGGCTGAATCGCAGCAAGAAAAGCTCGAAATTCACCGGAAGATCCAGCAGCTTCCTCGCAACAGCGCCCCCACTCGCCAGCGCAACCGCTGCTGGATGACCGGCCGCCCTCGGGGCTATTATCGCGACTTTGGCTTGTCGCGTCATGTCATTCGAGAAATGGCGCACCAGGGTTTGCTCCCTGGCGTGGTGAAGTCAAGCTGGTAA
- a CDS encoding methylmalonic aciduria and homocystinuria type D protein has translation MQYSIHPPSDYILQHQSRLLPAWSQAIASVLVMLQPSQFALLERTLDTEQEKEKLRSHFLNQGRAIALALQQQGHLADLFDPRTGWPILSARGTLPLDDVAVARAALGYSTDRCGNCRVILHPRLGTAVYPSTLVSSAPVETLEAIAQQVLGIAAPQC, from the coding sequence GTGCAGTATTCCATCCATCCGCCCAGCGACTATATTTTGCAGCACCAGTCGCGGCTGCTTCCTGCCTGGTCGCAGGCTATTGCGTCGGTGCTAGTGATGCTGCAACCCAGCCAGTTTGCGCTGCTAGAGCGGACGCTCGACACAGAGCAAGAAAAGGAAAAGCTGCGATCGCACTTCCTGAACCAGGGGAGGGCGATCGCCCTGGCGCTCCAGCAGCAGGGACATCTGGCAGACCTCTTCGACCCGCGCACGGGCTGGCCGATTCTCTCTGCCAGGGGCACACTGCCGCTGGACGATGTGGCCGTAGCGCGAGCGGCCCTGGGCTACTCAACGGATCGCTGCGGCAACTGTCGCGTGATTTTACATCCCCGCCTGGGGACAGCAGTCTACCCGTCTACGCTGGTGTCGTCGGCTCCAGTGGAGACGCTAGAGGCGATCGCCCAGCAGGTTCTGGGAATTGCGGCTCCACAGTGCTAG
- a CDS encoding DUF1269 domain-containing protein translates to MSELIVVVFDQKLAADHALLDLLKREQAHLADFEDAVVVTKNVQGKIRVKAYHDLLEPVGELSNDLWGGILSAVVFHRSLAIAQEIFNPAFLLRVEEALQPNSSALLVLVHAEAVDRVVEELFALSPIVIKTPLPDAKREALKQSMP, encoded by the coding sequence ATGAGCGAACTAATTGTCGTGGTGTTTGACCAAAAGCTGGCAGCCGACCATGCGCTGCTGGATCTGCTGAAGCGCGAGCAGGCCCATCTGGCAGATTTTGAAGATGCGGTGGTCGTGACCAAAAATGTACAGGGAAAAATCCGGGTCAAAGCCTACCACGACCTGCTGGAGCCTGTGGGCGAACTGAGCAACGACCTGTGGGGCGGCATCCTGAGCGCAGTGGTGTTTCATCGCTCGCTGGCGATCGCCCAGGAAATCTTTAACCCCGCTTTCCTCCTCCGAGTTGAAGAGGCACTCCAACCCAATTCGTCTGCGCTGCTGGTGCTGGTTCACGCCGAAGCTGTAGATCGCGTCGTCGAAGAACTGTTTGCGCTCAGCCCCATCGTCATCAAAACGCCGCTGCCCGATGCCAAACGCGAAGCGCTCAAACAGTCGATGCCATAA
- a CDS encoding SRPBCC family protein, translated as MNTLPFSDSMAGLAANDFRHLPKAERDRLLRGEILITPHPIDLWGTGVTAQMHLPLSPDCAWSQLTQYPRWVEYFPDISQSQVLHECTESQMKTLFQAASKTFLMLSVQVEVYLNVIERMQGDRRQIRFQQERGSFERFLAELVIEPLGFGTLLSYSVEAAPSLPIPAPLIQEAVRLDLPRNMQQMRRVLCGDVRGGALGDRQAA; from the coding sequence TTGAATACTCTTCCCTTTTCGGACTCGATGGCTGGGCTAGCGGCAAACGACTTCCGGCATCTCCCCAAGGCCGAGCGCGATCGCCTACTACGGGGCGAGATTTTGATTACGCCGCATCCCATTGACCTGTGGGGGACGGGCGTGACGGCACAGATGCACCTGCCCCTGTCGCCTGACTGCGCCTGGAGCCAGTTGACCCAATATCCCCGCTGGGTAGAGTATTTCCCGGACATCTCCCAGAGCCAAGTCTTGCACGAATGCACTGAGTCGCAAATGAAAACGCTGTTTCAGGCAGCCAGCAAGACGTTTCTGATGCTGTCGGTGCAGGTGGAGGTGTATCTAAACGTGATCGAGCGGATGCAGGGCGATCGCCGTCAGATTCGCTTTCAGCAGGAACGGGGCAGTTTTGAGCGTTTTCTGGCGGAGTTGGTGATCGAGCCGCTGGGCTTTGGCACGCTGCTTTCCTATAGCGTTGAGGCCGCGCCCTCGCTCCCCATTCCAGCCCCGCTGATTCAGGAGGCCGTGCGCCTCGATCTGCCGCGCAATATGCAGCAAATGCGGCGGGTGCTGTGTGGCGATGTCCGGGGTGGGGCGTTGGGCGATCGCCAGGCTGCCTAG
- the surE gene encoding 5'/3'-nucleotidase SurE, translated as MTVVLTNDDGIDAPGLLALQRALDQKCVIVAPQQPYSGCSHQVTSDRPISVERRSPHAFAVGGTPADCTRLALRHLCPEGSLVLSGVNAGGNLGADIYVSGTVAAVREAALHRVPGIAFSQYKRRGLEIDWEMSTRLVRLVLDRLLNARTLPGTFWNVNLPHLEPGAPNPTLVFCPLCTQPLPTDYRVEGNTFIYAGNYNQRQRDTGADVDVCFAGNIAITQLRLWEG; from the coding sequence ATGACGGTGGTGTTGACCAATGACGACGGGATTGACGCACCGGGGCTGCTGGCGTTGCAGCGGGCGCTGGATCAGAAGTGCGTGATTGTCGCGCCGCAGCAGCCCTATTCGGGCTGTAGCCACCAGGTGACGAGCGATCGCCCGATTTCGGTCGAGAGGCGATCGCCCCACGCCTTTGCCGTCGGCGGCACGCCCGCAGATTGCACCCGTCTTGCCCTGCGGCATCTCTGCCCAGAGGGATCGCTGGTGCTATCGGGGGTGAATGCGGGTGGCAACCTGGGCGCAGATATCTATGTGTCGGGGACGGTGGCAGCCGTGCGCGAGGCAGCGCTGCATCGCGTTCCGGGCATCGCCTTTTCACAATACAAGCGGCGCGGGCTGGAGATCGACTGGGAGATGTCTACGCGCCTAGTGCGGCTGGTGCTGGATCGCTTGCTAAATGCTCGCACGCTGCCGGGAACGTTTTGGAATGTGAACCTGCCCCACCTGGAACCGGGCGCACCCAACCCCACGCTAGTATTTTGCCCGCTCTGTACGCAGCCCTTGCCGACGGATTATCGCGTAGAGGGCAACACGTTCATTTACGCAGGCAACTACAACCAGCGCCAGCGCGATACAGGCGCAGATGTGGACGTGTGCTTTGCGGGCAATATCGCCATTACGCAGCTCCGGCTGTGGGAAGGATGA
- a CDS encoding GUN4 domain-containing protein, giving the protein MARNWAIVVGINQYSTFLSPLKYAKQDAELMCNLFKELEFDEICLFTEDSPPQRVGHRLLPTYPSYGYLHGFLLEVFKEPFLSTGDNLWFFFAGHGMQYANRDYLMLVDTHPSNVAATGISVDYIQEQLVRSGADNVILLLDACRNQGHRGASQISREARQGVITISSCSPTEVSWEVDELQHGVFTYCLDEALNPRKENLEKLRCATVEGLNNHLRRRVPFVCEWYKKFPAQNPFTKIAPLEKSHLILFPKYARLEDVKRLQEDAQEAFSKRNLDFAEQLCIRANEAAQGQNKSVLDLLNQIQQKRLKISNLALPQIPLSQIIGEFNGLRDSRSTQLSEFTKQASQAVTDQLHDQYLGFRGFLTPKIQSVGRAFTSISTRNRKKTLGCLGLIGLGFLSLAVLRDVSSNHTPSHSSYQALESFLRSGNWIAADQETVNLILQNVGKPSLISLVPGDVNQVPCEVLSDIDRLWVQNSAGKFGFSVQKRVFLDIEKLAPTLERNTILSAFNTQVGWNSNEIWGSDSRPIKSGEFPAGHFPKTSFRVGFSNLIQKLSTCQF; this is encoded by the coding sequence ATGGCTAGAAACTGGGCAATTGTCGTTGGCATCAACCAATACAGCACGTTCCTGAGTCCATTAAAGTATGCGAAGCAAGATGCTGAGTTAATGTGCAATCTATTCAAAGAATTAGAATTTGATGAAATCTGTCTGTTCACAGAAGATTCTCCGCCTCAGCGCGTAGGACACAGACTCTTGCCCACCTATCCATCCTACGGTTACCTGCATGGATTCTTATTGGAAGTGTTCAAAGAGCCATTTCTCTCTACTGGAGATAACTTATGGTTCTTTTTTGCAGGTCACGGGATGCAATATGCTAATCGAGATTACTTAATGCTCGTTGATACTCATCCTAGTAACGTCGCTGCAACTGGAATTTCGGTCGATTATATTCAAGAACAATTAGTCCGATCTGGTGCCGATAATGTAATTCTTCTTCTAGATGCCTGTCGCAACCAAGGACACAGGGGCGCAAGCCAAATTAGTCGCGAAGCAAGGCAAGGGGTGATCACAATTTCTTCTTGCAGTCCAACAGAAGTCTCGTGGGAAGTTGATGAGCTTCAGCACGGTGTATTTACATATTGCCTTGATGAGGCATTGAACCCAAGAAAGGAAAATTTAGAAAAATTGAGATGTGCTACAGTCGAGGGATTAAATAATCACTTACGTAGACGTGTACCCTTCGTTTGCGAATGGTATAAGAAGTTTCCAGCACAAAATCCTTTCACAAAGATTGCCCCACTGGAAAAATCCCACCTTATCTTATTTCCCAAATATGCCCGTTTAGAAGACGTAAAAAGGCTTCAGGAAGACGCTCAAGAGGCCTTCTCAAAACGAAATCTAGATTTTGCTGAACAACTCTGTATTCGAGCTAATGAAGCAGCACAGGGTCAAAATAAAAGCGTATTAGATCTTCTTAATCAAATTCAACAAAAGCGGCTAAAAATTAGCAATCTCGCATTGCCGCAAATTCCTCTAAGCCAAATTATAGGCGAGTTTAATGGATTGAGAGATAGTCGATCTACACAGCTTTCTGAATTCACAAAACAAGCATCCCAAGCCGTGACAGATCAGCTTCATGATCAATATCTGGGATTCAGAGGATTTCTAACACCAAAAATTCAATCCGTTGGACGTGCTTTTACAAGTATCTCTACTCGGAATCGCAAAAAAACTCTAGGCTGTCTAGGGTTGATAGGGTTGGGCTTTTTAAGCCTGGCAGTCTTGCGAGATGTATCTAGCAATCACACTCCCTCTCATTCTAGTTATCAGGCTTTAGAGAGTTTTCTCAGATCAGGCAACTGGATTGCGGCCGATCAAGAAACAGTGAATCTGATTTTACAAAATGTTGGAAAGCCGTCTCTGATTTCGTTGGTTCCAGGTGATGTAAATCAAGTCCCGTGTGAGGTTTTGAGTGACATCGATCGATTGTGGGTTCAGAATAGCGCAGGCAAGTTTGGATTTAGCGTCCAAAAGAGAGTATTTTTAGACATAGAAAAGCTTGCGCCAACGCTGGAGCGAAATACTATCCTATCCGCATTTAACACGCAAGTTGGCTGGAATTCAAATGAAATTTGGGGTTCAGATTCGCGCCCAATTAAGTCAGGAGAATTTCCGGCAGGACACTTCCCAAAAACTTCGTTTAGAGTGGGTTTTTCAAATTTGATCCAAAAGCTTTCTACCTGTCAGTTTTGA
- the rarD gene encoding EamA family transporter RarD: MLAYTAWGLLPIYWKAFGSISSVEVLSHRFFWSAVFLISVLIVQDRRAELQTIGRSPHTLGILLVTALLLAFNWGLYIYGVNSDRVVETSLGYFINPLVSVLLGFVVLKERLHWGQQLAVALATLGVIYFIWQLGTVPWIALFLAFSFALYGLVRKIVPVSPVVGLTVEALWIAPAAILFISFGDVTGAGHFSDSLGLMLLFMGCGIVTSFPLLWFNNAAKRLQLSTLGFMQYLAPSLQLLLGVFLYREPFTSAHAVTFGCIWLALLIYSATSWLRTRTQEYEQS, translated from the coding sequence TTGCTAGCCTACACAGCGTGGGGATTGCTGCCCATTTACTGGAAAGCGTTTGGTTCTATTTCTTCTGTGGAAGTATTGAGCCACCGTTTTTTCTGGTCGGCGGTGTTTTTAATCAGCGTGCTGATCGTGCAAGATCGGCGGGCAGAGTTGCAGACCATTGGGCGATCGCCCCACACGCTGGGCATTCTGCTGGTGACGGCACTGCTGCTGGCGTTTAACTGGGGGCTTTATATCTACGGTGTCAACAGCGATCGCGTCGTGGAAACCAGTCTGGGATATTTTATTAACCCGCTGGTCAGCGTGCTACTGGGCTTTGTAGTGCTAAAGGAACGGCTCCACTGGGGGCAGCAGTTGGCCGTGGCATTAGCGACACTGGGAGTGATTTATTTTATCTGGCAGCTTGGTACAGTGCCCTGGATTGCTCTGTTCCTGGCGTTTTCCTTTGCGCTGTATGGACTTGTGCGAAAGATCGTCCCCGTTTCGCCTGTGGTCGGGCTGACGGTAGAAGCGTTGTGGATCGCTCCGGCAGCTATCTTATTTATCAGCTTTGGCGACGTAACGGGCGCGGGGCATTTTTCTGATAGCCTGGGGCTGATGCTGCTGTTTATGGGCTGCGGCATTGTCACGTCGTTTCCGCTGCTGTGGTTCAACAATGCGGCCAAGCGGCTGCAACTTTCGACGCTGGGGTTCATGCAGTATCTCGCGCCCAGCTTGCAGCTTCTCCTGGGCGTGTTTCTCTATCGCGAACCCTTTACATCTGCCCATGCGGTCACCTTTGGCTGCATCTGGCTGGCGCTGCTGATCTATTCCGCGACCTCCTGGCTGAGAACTCGAACACAGGAATATGAGCAATCCTGA
- a CDS encoding GDSL-type esterase/lipase family protein produces the protein MRVKTSDSLRHTGMILLVAKRQYPVLMVSPPAIADEAQNERIAELVNYQRQICEGFEIPYLDVFTPLRRSPVWMTEVRSGDGAHPNAAGYAELAQLVLSWPAWWKLE, from the coding sequence GTGCGGGTAAAGACGTCGGACTCGCTGCGGCACACGGGCATGATTTTGCTGGTGGCCAAGCGGCAATATCCGGTGCTAATGGTCAGCCCTCCGGCGATCGCCGATGAGGCACAGAACGAGCGCATCGCTGAATTAGTAAACTATCAGCGGCAAATCTGCGAGGGCTTCGAGATTCCCTACCTGGACGTGTTCACACCCTTGCGGCGATCGCCCGTGTGGATGACGGAAGTGCGATCGGGCGACGGCGCGCATCCCAACGCGGCGGGCTATGCCGAACTGGCGCAACTGGTGCTGAGTTGGCCAGCCTGGTGGAAGCTGGAATAG
- a CDS encoding SulP family inorganic anion transporter: protein MPPTAKARWTRQNFRALIRQELQPGRLIPSLTAGMIAGIFLVVYAVSFGALIFSGELTPFVSAGIGLVLFTAITVSIIVALGSSLPGVLIIPQDGPGVILALLISAMVTKLSGSATPVELFATAVMAIATTSLLTGAVCYLLGAYRLGNLTRFAPYPVIGGFLSGTGYLIAQSGFSLLSDRFFSLSELDVLLQPQFLTRWVPGVVFGLILIWVLRHRNSVFIVPGMVLVGSLIFYAALFLTQTNIAEARELGLLLPEFPRGTLWQPLKPDLLLQAHWQSIWEQFPRIVSIVLVTVMMLLLNSTGIELASGQDIDLNQELRAAGLGNIVAGLGGGIIGFHGLGLSTLCSAKIGAKSRVVGILAAFVCVLVLFAGGFVSLLPKAVLGGMLIFLGFGFLVEWIYDAWFKLSKSEYALVQIILLAIALVGFLEGVGLGLAIAMVLFVVSYSRTRVAKHILSGVNYRSRAGRSPAEQRTLRQEGEQLYILDLQGFLFFGTANLTPNP, encoded by the coding sequence ATGCCCCCCACCGCTAAGGCCCGCTGGACTCGCCAGAACTTTCGTGCCCTGATCCGACAGGAATTGCAGCCTGGCCGATTGATTCCAAGTCTCACGGCAGGCATGATTGCAGGCATTTTTCTAGTGGTTTACGCCGTTTCGTTTGGCGCATTGATCTTTTCCGGTGAGCTAACGCCGTTTGTGTCAGCGGGCATTGGGCTGGTTTTATTTACTGCGATTACGGTCAGTATTATTGTTGCGTTAGGTAGTTCGCTGCCTGGAGTTTTGATTATTCCGCAGGACGGCCCAGGCGTGATCCTAGCGCTGCTGATCAGTGCAATGGTCACGAAGCTGTCTGGGTCGGCTACGCCAGTAGAATTGTTTGCAACGGCGGTGATGGCGATCGCCACAACCTCTCTACTCACGGGGGCTGTGTGCTACTTGTTAGGAGCCTATCGACTGGGCAACCTGACGCGATTTGCGCCCTATCCAGTGATCGGCGGCTTTCTGTCTGGCACAGGATATCTGATAGCTCAAAGTGGCTTTAGTTTACTGAGCGATCGCTTTTTTAGCCTGTCTGAACTTGATGTTCTCCTGCAACCTCAATTTCTAACTCGCTGGGTTCCGGGAGTGGTGTTTGGCCTGATCTTGATTTGGGTTTTGCGTCATCGTAATAGCGTATTCATTGTGCCTGGAATGGTGCTGGTTGGGTCACTAATCTTCTACGCTGCGCTGTTTCTTACTCAGACGAATATTGCCGAAGCGCGGGAGCTAGGGCTGCTGCTGCCAGAGTTTCCAAGGGGCACATTGTGGCAACCCCTGAAGCCAGATCTGCTGCTGCAAGCACATTGGCAATCGATCTGGGAGCAGTTTCCTCGCATCGTTAGCATTGTCCTGGTTACAGTTATGATGTTGCTGCTCAATTCCACTGGAATTGAACTTGCAAGCGGGCAAGATATTGATCTGAATCAAGAATTGCGGGCTGCTGGACTGGGGAATATAGTTGCAGGTTTGGGCGGCGGGATTATTGGATTTCATGGATTAGGATTATCCACGCTTTGTTCTGCAAAAATTGGTGCAAAAAGCCGAGTTGTCGGAATTTTGGCTGCGTTCGTTTGTGTTTTAGTTTTATTCGCTGGAGGTTTTGTTTCGCTGCTGCCAAAAGCTGTTTTAGGCGGCATGTTGATATTTTTAGGTTTCGGCTTTTTGGTGGAATGGATCTATGACGCTTGGTTCAAGCTGTCGAAGTCTGAGTATGCGCTGGTACAGATTATTTTGCTGGCGATCGCCCTGGTGGGTTTCTTAGAAGGTGTGGGGTTAGGGTTAGCCATTGCAATGGTGCTGTTTGTGGTGAGCTACAGCCGGACTCGCGTGGCAAAGCACATACTGTCGGGCGTAAACTATCGCAGCCGCGCAGGGCGATCGCCCGCCGAGCAGCGCACCTTGCGCCAAGAAGGAGAACAACTTTATATTCTTGACCTCCAGGGATTTCTCTTTTTTGGCACAGCCAACCTGACCCCTAACCCCTGA